The proteins below come from a single Gemmatimonadaceae bacterium genomic window:
- the rpmG gene encoding 50S ribosomal protein L33, protein MPRDKIILACSDCKNRNYFTTKNKRLHPERVEWKKYCPRCNAHKLHKETK, encoded by the coding sequence ATGCCTCGCGACAAGATCATTCTGGCCTGCAGCGATTGTAAGAATCGCAACTACTTCACCACCAAGAACAAGCGCCTGCACCCCGAGCGCGTGGAGTGGAAGAAGTATTGCCCCCGCTGCAACGCCCACAAGCTGCATAAGGAAACGAAGTAA
- the tuf gene encoding elongation factor Tu (EF-Tu; promotes GTP-dependent binding of aminoacyl-tRNA to the A-site of ribosomes during protein biosynthesis; when the tRNA anticodon matches the mRNA codon, GTP hydrolysis results; the inactive EF-Tu-GDP leaves the ribosome and release of GDP is promoted by elongation factor Ts; many prokaryotes have two copies of the gene encoding EF-Tu), translated as ELPEGMEMVMPGDNVQMTIELITPIAMDEGLRFAIREGGRTVGAGVVTKIIK; from the coding sequence GGAGCTTCCCGAGGGGATGGAGATGGTGATGCCGGGCGACAACGTACAGATGACGATCGAGCTGATCACGCCGATCGCGATGGACGAGGGTCTCCGGTTCGCCATTCGTGAAGGCGGCCGCACCGTCGGCGCCGGCGTCGTAACGAAAATCATCAAGTAA